In Camelus dromedarius isolate mCamDro1 chromosome 4, mCamDro1.pat, whole genome shotgun sequence, the following are encoded in one genomic region:
- the LOC105096086 gene encoding mitochondrial chaperone BCS1, protein MPLSDFVLALKDNPYFGAGFGLVGVGTALALARKGLQLGLVAFRRHYMITLEVPARDRSYAWLLSWLTRHSTRTQHLSVETSYLQHESGRISTKFEFVPSPGNHFIWYQGKWIRVVRSREMQMIDLQTGTPWESVTFTALGTDRKVFFNILEEARELALQQEEGKTVMYTAVGSEWRPFGYPRRRRPLSSVVLEQGLADRIVRDIQEFIDNPKWYTDRGIPYRRGYLLYGPPGCGKSSFITALAGELQHSICLLSLTDSSLSDDRLNHLLSVAPQQSLVLLEDVDAAFLSRDLAAENPVKYQGLGRLTFSGLLNALDGVASTEARIVFMTTNHVDRLDPALIRPGRVDLKEYVGHCSHWQLTQMFQRFYPGEAPSLAKTFADRVLQATTQISPAQVQGYFMLYKNDPAGAIHNAESLKR, encoded by the exons ATGCCTCTCTCAGACTTTGTTCTGGCCCTGAAGGACAATCCCTACTTTGGGGCTGGATTTGGGCTGGTGGGTGTGGGCacagccctggccctggctcGGAAGGGCCTCCAACTGGGCCTGGTGGCCTTCCGGCGCCATTACATGATCACATTGGAAGTCCCTGCTCGAGACCGAAGCTATGCCTGGTTGCTTAGCTGGCTCACCCGCCACAGTACCCGTACTCAGCATCTCAGTGTGGAGACTTCATACCTTCAGCATGAGAGTGGCCGCATCTCCACCAAGTTTGAATTTGTCCCCAGCCCTGGAAACCACTTTATTTG GTATCAAGGGAAATGGATCCGAGTGGTTCGGAGCCGAGAGATGCAGATGATAGACCTGCAGACGGGAACTCCTTGGGAGTCTGTCACCTTCACGGCTCTGGGCACTGACCGAAAGGTTTTCTTCAACATCCTGGAGGAAG CTCGAGAGCTAGCCttgcagcaggaggaagggaagacagtGATGTACACAGCTGTGGGTTCTGAATGGCGTCCCTTTGGCTATCCACGTCGCCGGCGTCCACTGAGTTCTGTGGTTCTAGAACAGGGTCTGGCTGACCGAATTGTCAGAGACATCCAGGAATTCATCGACAACCCCAAGTGGTACACTGACAGAG GCATTCCCTACAGACGTGGCTACCTGCTTTATGGGCCCCCTGGTTGCGGAAAGAGCAGTTTCAT CACAGCCCTGGCTGGGGAACTGCAGCACAGCATCTGCCTGCTGAGCCTCACAGACTCCAGCCTCTCTGATGACCGGCTCAACCACCTGCTGAGCGTGGCCCCACAGCAGAGCTTGGTGCTCCTGGAGGATGTGGATGCTGCCTTTCTCAGTCGAGACCTGGCTGCGGAGA ACCCTGTGAAGTACCAAGGTCTAGGTCGTCTCACCTTCAGTGGACTGCTCAACGCCTTGGATGGTGTGGCTTCCACTGAGGCACGCATCGTGTTCATGACCACCAACCACGTTGACAG GCTCGACCCTGCCCTGATACGCCCTGGGCGAGTAGACCTGAAGGAGTATGTGGGCCACTGCTCACACTGGCAGCTGACCCAGATGTTCCAGAGGTTCTATCCAGGGGAAGCACCTTCCCTGGCCAAGACCTTTGCAGACCGTGTCCTTCAAGCTACAACTCAGATCAGTCCTGCCCAGGTGCAGGGCTACTTCATGCTATATAAAAATGACCCTGCAGGGGCAATTCATAATGCTGAgtctctgaagaggtga